The Brassica napus cultivar Da-Ae chromosome C1, Da-Ae, whole genome shotgun sequence DNA segment GATGCGAATAAGAAGGTGGAGGTCGAACTTATCAAGGCGGCAGAGAGGGAGAAAATGCTCCGCCACTGTTTGACCATTTCATGGGCGGGTTTTATAATTGCGACAGCTATCATTGCGTCCCGGTGTCTGATGTAATTGATAAGTGTGTGTTATTCACCCGACTTTTGTTTTCCTCGTTTAAATTTCGTAACTGCTTCATCCATAAGAGAAAGCTGATTGTATTATATTAATCTCCAATTATggtgttactttttttttggtgtttgatCAGCAACCACTGTGTGTTGTTCACTGTTATCTTTGTTGCATCTTAACATTTCTTTTTGTTGTAAGGGTTATGGAGACTATACTATATTTGTCATAGTCTAGTCATGTTTTTTCTGTTCATCTGTCGCAGTTTGCCAACACTTAGTTATCCGAGAAGGCAACCATTTTCACCTTTCCCTTTTGGTTTCTCTCCTTCCTGCAACGGTCCATGCACCAATGTAAccacaaaaaaacattatacatCATGGCACACATATTAACAACATGTGTAGACTCAATATTACGACTACACTATACATGCTGTGGTCTGGTCTCGTTAGTTCTTTTAACGTTGGCAGGTGACCAACTACTTTTTCTCCCACATAATATAGTTAACGTCTTTATCAGTCCAATTTAGCCTTCGAACCCCTTCCCCACCTAGACAACGTTGTTTTTCACCGCAGTTACCCTTTCAATTACTCGTTCAGTTGGTGCTAACAGTTATCGTAGTTGGAGTTTTAGTGTTTTAGTTTCCGTTTATGTGGGACTATACTATTGTAATTGAAGTATCTTAGTGCTCTCGCTTTGAATACCAAGTCGAAGGATTTTACTCAGAACACTGACGGGAATATGGGGCTTTCATTTATCTTACACAAAAAAGAAGGTTACATCATGGCACATGTATTTACAACAAGCATCGACACAATATTTACAGATGCTTATACAAACAACTTATGGAATGTGCTAAAATACTTATGTATACTAGAAATGGATTTGGGTATACAGAAGTATTTTGCCTCCGTGAAAATACCATAGTTGCTCCCGAAACATCACTCCATCGGTTCAAATGGGTGGAACACTGACTGCGCCGGGCACAAAAACTAGTTCATTTACCCACCTTCGACCAACCCCCCCCCTTTTATATAGCACTACGGCATGAGGCCTTGTTGTGGCCTTCCCCCCCTGCATCTTGTGCATTTCCTACTTCCCTTCATTCCAGCATGCTGTAAACGCAGAGACAAATTTAATTATGTCATTCGAACTATTCCGTCCATTGTTATAGTATAGATAATGTTGACTATATTCACCATACCTTATCTTGCCCCCACGACAAGATACGGACCTTCCGTGGCCTCCCAGGTGGTCTCCTAACCTCAGGCGGTAGTAGATCCCCCGCATATTCTCCTCCAATTTTGTTTCCACCTACAGATGGAATGGGGTAAATTTTTGCCTCGTAAGTACTATGCCATGTGTCCGCATAATACGCAGCAGCCACCAAAGAGTCAGTACGGATATTAGCGCGGCCTGCTGCAGCCATCGCATGCGGACATGGGATGCGTAGCTCCTGGAACGCATTGCATGAACACGTGCCGGATAAGAGGTTGACCAAGAAACACTCCCCACTTTGGGCCATCACTTGAAACTCAGTTTCACTTATTCCACAAACGGCCGACGAAGTGGAGGATTCAAAGTTTAATTCAACGTGCCCTTGCACATTTGGTGTTAGCGTCCCTTTATGCTCCAACGCTTTGGCACGTCGAAGTGCAAACCAACTAATAAGTGTTGTACGTATGTACTCACACATGGAGATGAAGGGGAATTCTCGTGCTTCTTTTAATACTGCGTTCCATGATTTCGCTATATTAGAATCCATTATATTTTAACGGTCGCCAGAAAAATGCGCACGGGTCCAATGCTCAAAACCTGAGAGGCAACTTAAATTCAGTCAACATAGTGACTATACTATATGGACACATGAAATAGTAAGTCGCGCGTTTTACCAATGTCGACGAGATATGCTGCACACCCAGGGCTGACACGTTGAATGGTGATGAACACCTTATTGAATCCTTCCACAGTATATGCTCTCACTGCTGCTCCCATGAGAGATGATAGTCTTTGCGATTTGAACCTCGCCTTAATGTTCCTTCACAAGTGTACAGTGCATGCTGCATGTGTGGCCACCGGGAACACCTGCTTCACAATGTTACTGTTAAATTGATAAAACTATATTATGCATTCTTATAGAATGGAATATAATTAACAAGACTTACCTTTCCAATTGCGTTGTAGATGCTACCATGGTGGTCCGAGACGAACACCAAATGTACTTAGTCGACGACAAATCCCTTCAACTGTGTTAAGAACCACTCCCAAGATGCATCATTCTCACTATCAACCACCGCGAACGCAAGtggaaaaatttgaaaattctcATCTTGGCATAAGCTGACATTAAGCATCCCCCATACTTCCCTTTCAAACTGGTCCCATCGATGATTATGACTTTTCTCATGTATCTGTACCCTTTAATTGATGCGCCAAAGGCTATAAACGCATACTTAAATAGCGTACCACCATCCGAATTTTCAGTTGTTTGGAGTGCACAAATAGACCCCGGGTTTGTGGTCTGCAGCAGACCCATATACGCTGGCATGAGTGTGTAGCTTCCCGCCATGGATCCTAAGACACTTTCCATTGCAATCTCCCGGGACCGCCACGATTTCCTGTACGAGACATTAACATTAGGGTCGTCGAGCATCAGTTTCCTTATTGTTGCTGGTGTGGGCCCCCGCTTTATTCCAATGAAACGAGACTGTATGATCTCCCCAATGACTTGGGTGGTTGCCAACTTATGATAGTTGCGGCGTGCATCGACGGAGCAACTGTGCCTCAGTGTTGCTTGCCTTATCTGGAAGTTGTCGGTTCCATCAAGTTTTGCTGCGTAGACGCGCCATGGACAGTCAATGGCAACACATATCAGTACCATAAAATTGGGTGTTGATCGCTTAGTCTTGAAGTGAAACTTCCTATTTATGGCATGAATAGcaattttgattttgcagtcGCTCTTCGACTTGAAAACTTGCCCAAAAAAGAGGTTGTCGCCTTCATAGGGTACAACTGCTAAAGCAGCACCAATCCCTGCAATTCATGGAAAGAATGggtcatatatgtttttatttacaattatagTATATTCTGCCACAGTACGTACCGTCCTCTTCGCCGCTGTCAATAACCGGTGGCGCATCCCGTGCGAAGAGTACCGGCTCAGAGCTTTCGTCATATAGGAGGTCATGTAAGGCGTCTTGAAAACGCGTCCACGTGTATACGCTGCTAGGTGGGGCCACCCCGGATGGGCTAACAACAGTTTGTGCTTCTATTGTCTCCCCTTGTGCGTTGGTGTGGTCGTCCACTTCAACAACTCGGTTGCTGGGTACAATTGGGCCATCAAACAAATGACGTCTAATCGCTTGACTACTTTCCCCGTTTCCCCCGTAAGCACCTTTGTTGATTGACGTCTCTGGGAGAAGGCAGTTCAGAGTCGGAGCATCTGTATCCCCTTCCGTTGCAATCGCTTTTCCTTTCCCTTTGTTTACTGGTTCCCTGGGAGGACTTGCAAGCCTAATTATTGGCTCTCGTATGACTATACCACGTTGGACGTTTGGAATAGTTTGGTTTCCAGGAACAGCAAAACTACCCCCAACGTCGTTTTTCTTGTGTGGACAAGTCAATGGGGTTTCTGACATCGCAAACTGTAGCCACTACTCCTCCAACATATCATCTGCGtcactctcttcttcatcttcgttTCGGATTAGTGTTTGGTGAGTAACAGTCGCAAATGGTGGTCTCGTTTTCCCGGTTGTCAAGCCGTTGTTATGCTCCGAGATGGTTACATACAAGTTAACGTCCTCTATTTTGCGCCTCATTTGCACAAATGGCTCAACGTCATAGTCGTCTGATATGAACTGCGGTGTTAACCCATCCCCCTCGTCAATCTGCATCCAGGAGGGGTATTGGTATGAAAGTTTTATGGTGACGTTGGGGGCGACGATGCGTAGGATTGACTTCACCATTTGGACTAAGTATTCATACTCGAGGCCAGGGAAGAGGGTAACGCTGTAACGGCCTTCTTCTGAAAGGGAATCGAATATCCATTTTCCGTATTGCTCACGCACCCACGATCCCGTTATCAGCCTAACGGTGTCCTGATCCGGTATCTGTATGCGCATGGTTCAGATCAGATGGTTAGTTCATGTATTTCTATTCATTTGAAATATATAGTATAGTCATCTGATCTACTTGTTTGTTGTTCCCCTTAGTCGTTACGCACTTATCTCATTTACCTCTATAAACAGAGCACCAAACTCATAAGCTATGGATCTATCACTACTTATAATAAGTCACCCTCCCTATCATAGTACCCAACCAACCTACCAGCATCCCAACAATAAAAGCGCTTTAATGAAGAAAGCTCCAAACCTGATCGTTGTCTCCTTGTGCTTTAACTCTAccgttgtcttcttcttcagacaTTTTCACTTTTTCACTGTCTATTTTTACCTTTCACTCAGTATAGTTCATTTTACttacatatatatgaatacTTAAGGTTAGGGTCAGTGATCAATATTAGCCACACGTTCTTTATGAGCGGAAATTTCCCCTCGTTTGAATTATTTACATGTGGTTATGGTATTGAAATGACTTTCTATACTATCTATAGGTTTGGTACAAGGGAGAATTGCGCACATGGTTTTTTACTTCTTCCTCTATCTTCACGCGCACGCGCCAGACAAAGATTGTTTCGGGAATTTTGCCTCAAACCTGTCACTTCTGTGGGCCAATACTGTAGCATGGTCATTTTTACATTCTTCCCCTCGTTATGAATATCCGCCAAATTCACCCACTGGTATATGCtccaaaattataaagaatGAACATGTTTTTCTAATTACTTAAGACGACCATTGTTTTGTTGTCGTAAACGGTCAACAATAAAGAACCTCAAACTTGTGAgacaaaataaacataaaataacattttcgAGTGATATTCTGTTTCACATAAAAGTATAGATTGGAAAACTTTAGAACCAATatactatttttgaaaaagtatCTATCTTCATTTTGAAAAATGTTGACGTATTTATAATTAATCAGTATTTACATAATAAAGTGTAATTTGACACACCGGCCCTATAACCACAAACACTGCAGGATCTACAACCATGGGGGGACGGGGAGGGGGGGATCACACTCTTGGTGCATGAGCCCAACACGGAGAAGACTAGCCGGACGTCTCTTCAGTATCCCACTCTCCTAGGATAGATTGACGAGCTCACCAGGGGTGTAAAGgcccgatcccccggcgtccgaccggggttatcgaaagggcgttatggacacgtgtctactcatttagacaactCTACGTGTCCCGTTACTTGTCCCAAGAGTCGCCGGACGCATAACCTTCTTTAAAATACCGTCccacccacatccatatacttctatttacagtcctgcgcacaggAAAATGGAAAGGGAGGgatgagcaacaagttactcagtgaagtgactctagaccagcctgcccgcatgacactaTATGCTACTCTATGCGGAAACTAGTgctgactagccactacaatcagttgATGCATCTTAACATTCCATAGCATCATCATTTATTTCCACACATTCAATTCTCTacatttctaacaacctagcgatcaatcagtacaatgatctcactcattgtCACACACGTCAAACCATAGACTTAACCGACTCGACATACAATACCGACTCAATCTTATGACACCTTTAACACCCAGATACCCGACCATGAACTAAATACTCTACaatgcacgtttttatatcACGCCTCTCGCGGCTGGctcatcttttctcttttctccGTGGGTAGCTCTCGCTAgacttctaccccatattcttgtggattccaCCACAGCTCCTATGGGTGcctccatattcttgtggattccaCCATAGCTCCTATGGATGCCTAGCATAGAACTACTACCCCACGTACTCCCTCTAGACTCTATATGATTTCCCAACCCATGATTAACCTTAACGTTATTCACTTATACATTCACTTATCCTTTCACATCCTTATTCACTTTCACTTAtccattctcattctcattcacTTTCCTTTACACTTAGAATCGTACTTGAACTcattcactagacgccacccgttatcggtgtcacacacaatacacatcaCACTCAGGTTTCACTTACAGTAACAATAACAATCAGTAGTCATCTATCATCTTAGCATTCACTTCTTTCTAGCATCCTAGCTTTAATCACAAACAACACATGGGACTACACATCCAATCATACAAGCATCACCCATCAACCAATCAACATCACAACAACATAAATCAGTTCATTAAGTCCCGTTAACAGTGTGAGGGTCCTTATGCGTCATGATCCACTCATCTATCATCCTAATCAGTAAACATGTTCTATCAACCTAGCTCTCAAACATGGACTACTCAAtcctaactccaacataaaggagtatacagaATCATGAGAGAAAGTTGGGTTCAAGACACTcgaccttagcctagatctggatctggaacAAGAGACAAAGGGGATGAGATCTGAACAGATCTAACAagtaaacaagagagagacgagATCTGGTCACCACCACAACACCACACAGCCACCACCATCACCACACTCGGACGATCACCCCACCACCACTTGgacaaccaccaccaccactaccGGCGGCTCGGCTTGCTCTCGGGGGACtcgcggcgaggagagagaggaagagatccaacggaaagagaaaggagagggagagagagagagagaggcgtgaGAGAAGacgagagaaaaggaaaagaaaagcttgacggctagggtttcctagtctctctaaatctctgcagagcttcgctccAGTTTCAAAATGAGAGAAAAATGAGAGGAGACAGCTTCATTTATAGAAAAAGGAGGGAACCCTAGGTCATTTACCCTAATGGGCTGCAGTCTTAACGGGCTCTCCTTAAGAAATTTTTGGGCTAGGAACCGGGCCGGTACAATTCTCCCCTGTTAAtcggaattcgtccccgaattccaaGGC contains these protein-coding regions:
- the LOC106373452 gene encoding uncharacterized protein LOC106373452, with protein sequence MDSNIAKSWNAVLKEAREFPFISMCEYIRTTLISWFALRRAKALEHKGTLTPNVQGHVELNFESSTSSAVCGISETEFQVMAQSGECFLVNLLSGTCSCNAFQELRIPCPHAMAAAGRANIRTDSLVAAAYYADTWHSTYEAKIYPIPSVGGNKIGGEYAGDLLPPEVRRPPGRPRKVRILSWGQDKHAGMKGSRKCTRCRGGRPQQGLMP